Proteins from a single region of Butyrivibrio fibrisolvens:
- a CDS encoding DegT/DnrJ/EryC1/StrS family aminotransferase, translating into MEKNFNGIEPFEKKIWLSSPTMHGEELDYIKEAFDTNWLSTVGKNINECERMVAEYVGCKYAVALSAGTAALHLCVKLAGEKIYGMAKPNEGTLRGHKVFCSDMTFDATVNPVAYEDGEAVFIDTERDTWNMDPVALEKAFEIYPEVKLVVIAHLYGTPGKIDEIRAICDKHGALIIEDAAESLGATYKGVQTGNFGNYNAISFNGNKIITGSSGGMFLTDSREDCDKARKWSTQSREDAPWYQHEEVGYNYRMSNIIAGIVRGQMLHLDEHIAQKKAIYERYKEGLKGLPVTMNPYDEEKSEPNFWLSCMLIDKDAMCRQVRGERDVLYISEEGKSCPTEILEAISKFNAEGRPIWKPMHMQPIYRNSPFVTAKGNGRAVTNAYIDEGEALDVGMDIFERGLCLPSDNKMTPDQQDVIIEIIRRCFDK; encoded by the coding sequence ATGGAAAAAAACTTTAATGGCATAGAACCGTTTGAAAAGAAGATTTGGCTTTCGTCTCCTACAATGCACGGTGAAGAGCTTGATTATATCAAAGAAGCATTTGATACCAACTGGCTTTCTACAGTAGGTAAGAACATAAATGAGTGCGAGCGTATGGTTGCTGAGTATGTTGGCTGTAAGTATGCTGTAGCACTTAGTGCTGGAACAGCAGCGCTTCACCTGTGTGTAAAGCTTGCAGGTGAGAAGATATATGGAATGGCTAAGCCTAATGAGGGTACACTTAGAGGTCACAAGGTCTTTTGTTCAGATATGACTTTTGATGCTACAGTTAATCCTGTGGCATATGAAGACGGCGAGGCAGTATTTATCGATACTGAGCGAGATACCTGGAACATGGATCCGGTAGCTTTGGAGAAAGCATTTGAGATATATCCAGAAGTTAAGCTTGTTGTGATAGCTCACCTTTACGGAACACCTGGCAAGATCGATGAGATACGTGCAATATGCGATAAGCATGGAGCACTCATCATAGAAGATGCTGCTGAATCGCTTGGTGCAACATATAAGGGTGTTCAGACAGGAAACTTTGGTAATTATAATGCAATCTCTTTTAACGGTAATAAGATAATCACAGGCTCTTCAGGCGGTATGTTCCTTACAGATAGTAGAGAAGACTGTGACAAGGCTCGTAAGTGGTCTACTCAGAGCAGGGAAGATGCGCCATGGTATCAGCATGAGGAAGTTGGATATAACTACCGCATGAGTAATATAATAGCTGGTATTGTTAGAGGTCAGATGCTTCACCTTGATGAGCATATTGCTCAGAAGAAAGCTATCTATGAGCGTTACAAGGAAGGCTTAAAGGGACTTCCTGTAACAATGAATCCTTATGATGAGGAAAAATCCGAGCCTAACTTCTGGCTTAGTTGCATGCTTATAGATAAGGATGCTATGTGCAGACAGGTCAGAGGTGAGCGCGACGTTCTTTATATAAGTGAAGAAGGTAAGTCCTGTCCTACAGAGATTCTTGAAGCGATCTCCAAGTTTAATGCAGAAGGCCGCCCCATCTGGAAGCCTATGCACATGCAGCCTATATATAGAAACAGTCCTTTTGTAACGGCAAAGGGCAATGGACGAGCTGTAACTAATGCATATATTGACGAGGGAGAAGCTCTTGATGTTGGTATGGATATCTTTGAGCGTGGCCTTTGTCTTCCTTCAGATAACAAGATGACACCTGATCAGCAGGATGTGATCATAGAGATTATCAGGAGATGTTTTGATAAGTAA
- a CDS encoding nucleoside-diphosphate sugar epimerase/dehydratase: MGDKKIKTGFNKAKFYRRLVLIIYDIISIVATSYLAVLVRYDFHISSVPDHFLTPINEFLAINIIITIFIFAAFRLYDSLWAFAGEMELQNLVVSCTISGVVNAIGLQFFKIEKQPVPQSYYFLYTFLLVIFIFVSRFSYRFLRTQKHKHEKSQDVSSVMVIGAGEAANVIIKEIVNSLYLTMQVKCIVDDDPNKWGRYIQGVRVVGGRDKIKECADLFEIDQIILAIPSAPRKEISKILEICKETNCELKTLPGVYQLVNGDVNVSRLHNVEIEDLLGRDPVTVDIDSILGYVKGKVVCVTGGGGSIGSELCRQIAGHSPKQLIIVDIYENNAYDIQQELKNKYPELDLQVLIASVRNTNRVNWIFEHYRPQIVYHAAAHKHVPLMEDSPNEAIKNNVFGTFKTAMAAAQNGCEKFVMISTDKAVNPTNIMGASKRICEMIIQTFNKHYDTEFVAVRFGNVLGSNGSVIPLFKKQIAAGGPVTVTDPNIIRYFMTIPEAVSLVLQAGAYAKGGEIFVLDMGEPVRILDLAENLIKLSGFKVGEDIKIEFTGLRPGEKLYEELLMDEEGLKDTENKMIHIGKPIDVDESRFFEDLEKLNHASKSESSNIRQIVQEIVTTYHPNINDAEQHSAEHVRELQRVAAKINATD, encoded by the coding sequence ATGGGAGATAAAAAGATAAAGACAGGCTTTAATAAAGCGAAATTTTATAGACGCCTTGTGCTTATAATCTACGATATTATAAGCATTGTAGCTACCAGCTATCTGGCAGTTTTAGTCAGGTACGATTTTCATATATCAAGCGTACCTGATCATTTCCTGACTCCTATTAATGAGTTCCTTGCTATAAACATCATTATCACTATCTTTATATTTGCTGCCTTCAGGTTGTACGACAGCTTATGGGCATTTGCAGGCGAGATGGAGCTTCAGAATCTTGTGGTATCCTGTACTATCTCTGGTGTTGTTAATGCGATCGGACTTCAGTTTTTCAAGATTGAAAAGCAGCCTGTTCCACAGAGTTATTATTTCCTGTATACATTCCTGCTTGTAATATTTATTTTTGTAAGCAGATTTTCATACAGATTCTTAAGAACTCAGAAGCATAAGCATGAAAAGAGTCAGGACGTATCTTCTGTTATGGTTATAGGTGCAGGAGAAGCTGCCAACGTTATCATCAAAGAGATCGTTAATAGCCTTTACCTTACTATGCAGGTTAAGTGTATTGTGGACGATGATCCCAATAAATGGGGAAGATATATTCAGGGAGTTCGAGTTGTTGGCGGAAGAGACAAGATAAAGGAATGCGCTGATCTTTTTGAGATCGATCAGATCATACTTGCAATTCCTTCTGCTCCAAGAAAAGAGATAAGTAAGATCCTTGAGATATGTAAAGAGACTAACTGTGAACTTAAGACTCTCCCCGGCGTATACCAGCTTGTTAACGGAGATGTCAATGTATCAAGACTTCACAATGTTGAGATCGAAGATCTCCTCGGAAGAGATCCTGTTACAGTAGATATAGATTCTATCCTTGGTTATGTAAAAGGTAAGGTTGTATGCGTAACTGGAGGCGGCGGATCAATTGGAAGTGAGCTTTGCAGACAGATCGCAGGTCATAGTCCCAAGCAGCTTATCATTGTTGATATATATGAGAACAACGCATACGATATTCAGCAGGAGCTTAAGAATAAGTATCCTGAACTTGATCTTCAGGTATTAATAGCATCAGTTCGTAATACTAACAGAGTTAACTGGATATTCGAGCACTACAGACCTCAGATCGTGTACCATGCAGCGGCTCATAAGCATGTGCCTCTTATGGAGGACAGCCCTAACGAAGCTATCAAGAACAACGTATTTGGTACCTTCAAGACAGCTATGGCGGCAGCCCAGAATGGTTGCGAGAAGTTCGTAATGATATCAACAGATAAAGCTGTTAACCCTACTAACATCATGGGTGCCAGCAAGCGTATCTGTGAGATGATCATTCAGACCTTCAACAAACATTATGATACAGAATTTGTAGCAGTAAGATTTGGTAACGTACTTGGATCAAACGGAAGTGTTATCCCTCTTTTCAAAAAGCAGATAGCAGCCGGTGGTCCTGTAACAGTTACGGACCCTAACATCATCAGATACTTTATGACCATTCCTGAAGCTGTATCACTCGTTCTTCAGGCGGGTGCTTATGCCAAGGGCGGAGAGATATTCGTCCTTGATATGGGAGAACCTGTAAGGATCCTGGATCTTGCTGAGAACCTTATTAAGCTTTCCGGCTTTAAAGTTGGCGAAGATATCAAGATCGAGTTCACAGGCCTTCGTCCTGGTGAAAAGCTCTATGAAGAGCTTCTTATGGATGAAGAAGGGCTTAAGGATACAGAGAACAAGATGATTCATATAGGTAAACCTATTGATGTTGATGAGAGCAGATTCTTTGAGGATCTTGAAAAGCTCAATCATGCATCCAAATCTGAATCATCAAATATCAGACAGATAGTACAGGAGATAGTTACAACATATCATCCTAATATCAACGACGCAGAGCAGCATTCTGCTGAGCACGTAAGAGAACTTCAGAGAGTTGCGGCCAAGATTAATGCGACGGATTGA
- a CDS encoding DUF6020 family protein, producing the protein MTKKTFDRKIIWAYLYGTLLSFSLVFGYQLESQDYLTLGKVSDLLIFVGLSIVLGTIVNSFYKMIDKGNSNTDEGYKDSGVLADSGIEKSEIAYFLKIWLILFLMQLPVLIADYPGFFCYDAADELNQILTREFSNHHPLIHVLLLGTTIAFGHKVTGSWNVGICTYIVIQSIIMTAIFAYLITFIKRCGVKKVFRIISVLFMGMFPTIVMYTLCSTKDGLFSAFLLLFVIKLLQLSGDPEAFFKNKRDTSVMMLSAVMVCLFRHNGFYAYLVFIPIALIIFRKYWKKMMILLLLPAIISMILDSGMTLVFDADSGEHQEMLTVSITQLARTWNSSPEAFSEEDKEVLFSYIPERALYAYEPRVSDYMKSFFNNDTYDKDAASYWKLWFKMLKGHPVTYVNAWFLTSYGYWYPFAVFNSYKGHQLYNITYDESSYFEYEVEPPGERVVLIKWIDSLYYKMSLTPFQQVTPIVSLLFAPAFYFWVWAFILVYALRNHKLRAIMPLIPVMLVWLTVLLGPVYVVRYVIILWYIVPLMPVIYSRIRK; encoded by the coding sequence GTGACCAAAAAGACATTTGATAGAAAAATAATATGGGCCTATTTATATGGCACGCTGCTTTCTTTTTCACTTGTATTTGGTTATCAGCTTGAATCCCAGGATTATCTGACTCTTGGCAAAGTGTCCGATCTGTTGATCTTTGTAGGATTATCGATAGTGTTAGGAACTATTGTTAATTCTTTTTATAAGATGATTGATAAGGGAAATTCAAATACAGATGAGGGTTACAAAGATTCAGGCGTATTAGCTGATTCAGGTATAGAAAAAAGTGAAATAGCATATTTCCTGAAGATATGGCTTATCCTTTTTCTTATGCAATTGCCAGTGCTTATAGCTGATTATCCCGGATTCTTTTGCTATGATGCAGCAGATGAGCTCAATCAGATCCTTACAAGAGAGTTTTCAAACCATCATCCTCTGATCCATGTCCTTTTACTTGGCACAACGATTGCCTTTGGACATAAAGTGACCGGCTCATGGAACGTGGGAATATGCACGTATATAGTCATTCAGTCGATTATAATGACTGCCATATTCGCATATCTGATCACATTTATAAAAAGATGCGGAGTCAAAAAAGTATTTAGAATCATATCCGTACTATTTATGGGAATGTTCCCGACAATAGTAATGTATACTTTATGCTCCACCAAAGATGGCCTGTTCTCAGCATTTTTACTACTTTTTGTGATAAAACTGTTGCAACTGTCAGGTGATCCGGAAGCATTCTTTAAGAATAAAAGAGACACATCTGTGATGATGCTTTCGGCTGTTATGGTATGTCTGTTCAGACATAACGGCTTTTATGCATATCTTGTTTTTATTCCGATCGCACTGATCATTTTTAGGAAGTATTGGAAAAAGATGATGATACTTCTTTTGCTTCCTGCGATCATAAGTATGATACTGGATAGTGGAATGACACTGGTCTTTGATGCAGACAGTGGTGAACATCAGGAAATGCTTACTGTTTCAATTACACAGCTGGCAAGAACATGGAACAGCAGTCCGGAAGCTTTTTCTGAGGAAGACAAAGAAGTATTATTTTCATATATTCCGGAAAGAGCGCTTTATGCCTATGAACCAAGGGTTTCGGACTATATGAAATCATTTTTCAATAATGATACATATGATAAAGATGCAGCTTCTTATTGGAAATTATGGTTTAAGATGCTTAAGGGGCATCCGGTTACTTATGTGAATGCCTGGTTTTTGACAAGTTATGGATACTGGTATCCTTTTGCTGTGTTTAATTCATACAAGGGACATCAGCTCTATAATATTACTTATGATGAAAGCAGCTATTTTGAATATGAAGTCGAACCTCCGGGAGAGAGAGTTGTCCTGATAAAATGGATCGACAGCTTATATTACAAAATGTCGCTTACTCCGTTCCAGCAAGTAACACCAATAGTTTCGCTACTTTTTGCACCGGCCTTTTATTTTTGGGTATGGGCATTTATACTAGTATATGCACTTCGAAACCATAAACTCAGAGCTATCATGCCGCTTATCCCGGTTATGCTCGTATGGCTGACGGTTCTTCTTGGACCTGTTTATGTTGTGAGATATGTGATAATCCTGTGGTATATTGTTCCGCTTATGCCGGTTATTTATAGCAGGATCAGAAAATAA
- a CDS encoding glycosyltransferase family 2 protein, producing the protein MKKLISYVIPCYRSENTLSGVIDELNEAMGKMADDYDYEIICVNDGSPDETWKVIRRLCSLNKNMTGINFAKNFGQHAALMAGLNKTKGDIVVCLDDDGQTPACEVGKLIQAIEQGADAAYARYEHKKHSAFRNFGSAMNEWMLHIMLEKPNDLFVSSYFAVRRFVVDEMCKYKGSYPYVIGLVLRTTRNIVNVDINHRARTEGASGYNLVKLLRLWMNGFTAFSIQPLRIATVSGSVFAIIGFIYGIYTIIKKMVLGDQLDVLPLGFSALMSVMVFMGGILMLMVGMVGEYIGRSYISLNKDPQYVIRDIEGAGSDQKDI; encoded by the coding sequence ATGAAAAAACTTATCAGCTATGTAATTCCATGTTACAGATCTGAAAATACACTTTCAGGTGTTATAGATGAACTTAATGAAGCCATGGGGAAAATGGCAGATGATTATGATTATGAGATCATCTGTGTAAATGATGGATCTCCCGATGAAACCTGGAAGGTTATCAGAAGACTGTGTAGTCTTAATAAGAACATGACAGGCATCAATTTTGCCAAAAACTTTGGGCAACATGCGGCCCTTATGGCAGGACTTAATAAGACTAAAGGCGATATTGTTGTATGTCTTGATGATGATGGACAGACACCTGCATGTGAAGTGGGTAAGCTTATTCAGGCTATAGAGCAGGGCGCAGATGCTGCCTATGCAAGATATGAACACAAGAAACATTCTGCTTTCAGAAATTTTGGTTCAGCCATGAATGAGTGGATGCTTCATATTATGCTTGAAAAGCCTAATGATCTGTTTGTATCAAGCTATTTTGCAGTTAGAAGATTTGTAGTTGATGAGATGTGCAAATATAAGGGTTCATATCCTTATGTAATAGGTCTTGTACTACGTACTACCAGAAATATAGTTAATGTTGATATTAACCACAGGGCAAGAACTGAAGGCGCAAGCGGTTATAATCTTGTAAAGCTATTAAGACTTTGGATGAACGGATTTACAGCTTTTTCAATTCAGCCTCTTAGGATCGCAACTGTTTCCGGAAGCGTCTTTGCTATAATCGGTTTTATTTATGGTATATATACGATCATTAAGAAAATGGTCCTTGGTGATCAGCTTGATGTACTTCCACTAGGTTTTAGTGCCCTTATGTCAGTAATGGTATTTATGGGCGGAATCCTTATGCTTATGGTGGGTATGGTAGGCGAATATATAGGAAGATCCTACATATCACTTAATAAGGATCCTCAGTATGTTATCCGCGACATAGAAGGAGCAGGAAGTGACCAAAAAGACATTTGA
- the rffA gene encoding dTDP-4-amino-4,6-dideoxygalactose transaminase, whose protein sequence is MNDNFIPFNIPPYTGKEMDYIRECVDNQKICGDGEFTARDNEWIEKKTGVTKALLTTSCTHATEMAAILCDIKEGDEVIMPSYTFVSTANAFVLRGATVVFVDIRPDTMNIDENKIEAAITPKTRAIVPVHYAGVACEMDTIMDIAKRHNLVVIEDAAQGVMASYKGKALGAIGDFGNYSFHETKNYSMGEGGALLLRDETYVDDAIIIREKGTNRTLYKLGKVDKYSWIEPGSSFLPSDMNAAYLYAQLQMADEINDARMDHWNRYFEALRPLEEKGLIELPVVPEGCVHNAHMFYIKCKDLEERQGLIEYLKSNCILPASHYVPLHSSKAGLKYTRFHGEDVYTTKESNRLLRLPMYYKLRNDEIDEVVNRVKLYYKFS, encoded by the coding sequence ATGAACGACAATTTTATACCTTTTAACATTCCTCCTTATACAGGTAAAGAAATGGATTACATCCGCGAATGTGTGGATAACCAGAAGATCTGCGGAGATGGTGAATTTACTGCAAGAGACAATGAATGGATTGAGAAGAAGACGGGTGTAACTAAGGCACTTCTTACAACCTCGTGTACACACGCTACAGAGATGGCAGCAATTCTTTGTGATATCAAAGAAGGCGATGAAGTTATCATGCCTTCCTACACATTCGTTTCAACAGCTAACGCATTCGTACTTCGCGGAGCTACAGTAGTATTCGTTGATATCAGACCTGATACAATGAATATTGATGAAAATAAGATAGAAGCTGCTATCACACCTAAGACAAGAGCTATCGTTCCCGTTCACTATGCAGGTGTTGCCTGTGAGATGGACACTATCATGGACATAGCAAAGCGTCACAATCTTGTCGTTATCGAAGATGCAGCTCAGGGCGTTATGGCTTCTTATAAGGGCAAAGCTCTTGGTGCTATCGGAGATTTTGGTAACTACTCATTCCATGAGACCAAGAACTACAGCATGGGTGAAGGCGGAGCACTTCTTCTTCGCGACGAGACATACGTTGATGATGCTATCATCATCCGTGAGAAAGGTACTAACCGTACTCTTTATAAGCTTGGTAAGGTTGATAAGTATTCATGGATCGAGCCAGGATCATCCTTCCTTCCAAGTGATATGAACGCCGCATACCTTTATGCACAGCTCCAGATGGCAGATGAGATCAATGATGCACGTATGGATCACTGGAACAGATATTTTGAAGCGTTAAGACCTCTTGAAGAAAAAGGACTTATCGAGCTTCCTGTAGTACCTGAAGGCTGCGTACACAACGCTCACATGTTCTATATTAAATGTAAGGATCTTGAAGAAAGACAGGGACTTATTGAGTATCTTAAGAGCAACTGCATACTTCCTGCTTCTCATTATGTACCTCTTCATTCTTCAAAGGCAGGCCTTAAATATACAAGATTCCATGGTGAAGATGTATATACAACCAAAGAAAGTAACAGGCTCCTCCGACTTCCTATGTACTACAAACTTCGTAACGATGAGATCGACGAAGTTGTTAACAGAGTAAAGCTTTATTATAAGTTCAGCTGA
- a CDS encoding GtrA family protein, with product MEATEKKDIFDRIMALPVLNIFEPFYKKYKEALLYLFFGGLAFFLSIFLYWFMSAVMHLNALVNNTIDWIICVAFQFFTNRTWVFDGKVESTEEFLKQAKDFTLGRVFTLVVENAIIFIFFTNLGFKEMPVKLVATFVVIVLNYVISKLFVFKKGE from the coding sequence ATGGAAGCAACAGAGAAAAAAGATATTTTTGACAGGATCATGGCACTTCCTGTTCTTAATATATTTGAACCCTTTTATAAAAAGTATAAGGAAGCACTATTATATTTGTTTTTTGGAGGATTAGCTTTCTTTTTAAGCATCTTTCTTTATTGGTTTATGTCTGCTGTTATGCATCTTAACGCACTAGTTAATAACACTATAGACTGGATCATATGTGTAGCTTTTCAGTTTTTTACTAACAGAACCTGGGTATTCGATGGCAAAGTTGAAAGCACAGAAGAGTTCTTAAAACAGGCAAAAGATTTTACTTTAGGAAGAGTATTTACACTTGTTGTTGAGAATGCAATAATTTTCATTTTCTTTACAAATCTGGGTTTCAAGGAAATGCCTGTAAAGCTTGTAGCTACCTTCGTAGTTATTGTACTTAATTATGTTATAAGCAAGTTGTTTGTTTTCAAAAAAGGAGAATAA